Proteins encoded in a region of the Quercus lobata isolate SW786 chromosome 8, ValleyOak3.0 Primary Assembly, whole genome shotgun sequence genome:
- the LOC115954943 gene encoding trihelix transcription factor ASIL2, with amino-acid sequence MEPPSPSPSPPRPSTQTPAAVLREDCWSEDATHTLIEAWGDRYLDLNRGNLRQRHWQEVAAAVNARHATSASSKSFRSDIQCKNRIDTLKKKYKIEKAKATDFNSTTTAASAAYVSAWPFFASLDSLLGSSFPKPSTAVPRRSTPPWNLSTPIPVGPRTHKRPAPSPAIDSFFRRNFTAAAAEEDGDGSDSSSKEEKELEKIGYRELAQAIERFGEIYERVEGAKQKQMMELEKQRMQFTKDLECHRMQLLLETQVQLQKIKRARRQCQNGYS; translated from the coding sequence ATGGAGCCGCCGTCGCCGTCACCTTCACCGCCAAGGCCGTCAACACAGACGCCGGCGGCGGTGCTACGCGAGGACTGTTGGAGCGAGGACGCGACCCACACACTGATCGAGGCGTGGGGTGACCGTTACTTGGACCTCAACCGCGGCAACCTCCGCCAACGCCACTGGCAGGAAGTCGCCGCCGCCGTCAACGCCCGTCACGCCACCTCCGCCTCCTCCAAGTCCTTCCGCTCCGATATCCAGTGTAAAAACCGCATCGACACCCTCAAAAAGAAGTACAAGATCGAAAAAGCCAAAGCCACCGACTTTAACTCCACCACCACCGCTGCCTCCGCCGCCTACGTCAGCGCCTGGCCTTTCTTTGCCTCTCTCGACTCCCTCCTCGGCTCCTCCTTCCCCAAACCCTCCACCGCCGTCCCCCGCCGCAGCACTCCTCCGTGGAACCTCTCGACTCCGATACCCGTCGGCCCCCGCACTCATAAACGTCCGGCACCATCGCCGGCCATAGATTCCTTCTTCCGGCGAAACTTCAcggcggcggcggcggaggAAGACGGCGACGGGTCTGACAGCTCGagcaaagaagagaaagagcTAGAAAAAATAGGGTACAGGGAATTGGCGCAGGCGATAGAGAGGTTTGGAGAGATATACGAGAGAGTAGAAGGTGCTAAGCAGAAGCAGATGATGGAGTTGGAGAAACAGAGGATGCAATTCACTAAGGATTTGGAGTGTCACAGAATGCAACTCTTGTTGGAAACACAAGTTCAGCTTCAGAAGATTAAGCGTGCCAGGCGCCAATGTCAAA